The DNA window GTGATTTCTCCACCACCATCCTGCGTGGTGACCGCATCGGCCTGATCGGCCCCAACGGCAGTGGCAAGACCACGCTGCTGAAGCTGCTGTTGGGCGAGCTGCAGCCGCAGAAGGGTGAAGTCAACGCCGGTACCAACCTGCAGGTTGCGTACTTCGACCAGTACCGTGCAGTGCTGCGCGAAGACTGGAGCGCGATCGAGAACGTGGCCGAAGGCCGCGATTTCCTCGAGTTCAACGGCAAGCGCAAGCATGTGCACGCCTACCTGCAGGACTTCATGTTCACCCCCGAGCGCGCGCGCGCGCCGATCACCCGCCTGTCCGGTGGCGAGCGCAACCGCTTGCTGCTGGCCAAACTGTTCGCGCAGCCGTCCAACCTGCTGGTGATGGACGAACCGACCAACGACCTGGACGTGGAAACCCTGGAGCTGCTGGAAGAGCTGCTGGGCGAATACAACGGCACGTTGCTGCTGGTCAGCCATGATCGTGACTTCATCGACAACGTGGTGACATCCACCCTGGTGATGGAAGGCGATGGCGTGATCGGTGAGTACGTGGGCGGCTACAGCGACTGGCAGCGTTACGCGGCCAGCGTCGCTGCCGCGCCTGCGGTGGTGTCCGCGGCCAAGTCCGCTACCGCTGCGCCGGTGGCGGCTGCGGAACCGGCTGCGCCCAAGCGCAAGCTTGCCTACAAGGAAGCGCGCGAGCTGGAGCAGTTGCCCAAGACGATCGAAAAGCTCGAAGGCGATGTCGAAGGCCTTACTGCAGCGATGAACGATCCGTCGTTCTACACGCGCAGCAGCGCCGAAGTGACCGCGCACACCCAGCAGCTGGCCAAGGTGCAGGCCGAACTGGATGCCGCGTACGCGCGCTGGGAAGAGCTGGAAGGCTGAGGGCTGATCGGCGCCCGGGTGCGCCGATTGCTGTAGAGCCGAGCCCATGCTCGGCTCCTGGAAGCCAAAGCAGCCGAGCGCAGGCTCGGCTCTACAGAAGAACAGCGGAGCAGGGCGCGGCTACGGATGCGAGGGCGCCGTGGCGCCCATCAATCATTTAACCCCGTGCAGATCCCGCAGCTGGCTCGTGCGGCTGCCAAAGTACGCCGCCAGATCGGCGATGTCCTGATCGCTCAGGTCCTTCGCCTGCGGTGTCATCAGCGCATGCTGGCGGTCACCGGCACGGTAGGCCTGCAGCGCGTGCGCCAGGTAATCGCCATATTGCCCACCCAGCTTCGGGTAGGTCGGATCGATCGGCGCATTGCCGTCGGCACCGTGGCAATCGATGCAGCTCTGGCTGGTGGCCTTGCTCTTGACCTTGGCGCGGGCCTCACCGGCGGCTTCACGCCCGGCAGGCAGGCCAGCGGATGAAGACGATCCGTGCTCGCCGCTGGCATGGCCGGGATCGCCGGCGGATTTCTCGCTGTTCTCCACCTGTGACTGCGAGCAGGCCGCCAGCAGCAGGGCGACGGACAGGGCGATGGCGTGACGCAGTGGATGCGCGGCTTTCGACATGGGCGGGCCTTACTTGACGGTGGACAGGTAAACAGCGAGATCGGCGATCTCCTGTTCGCTGAAACTCATCGACTGTGCCTGCATCGTGGGATGCCGGCGCTTGCCCTGGCGGTACTCGGTCAGGGCCTGGGTCAGGTACTGCTGGGTCTGGCCACCGATCTTCGGTACCCGGTAACTGGGGTAGGCGTTCTTGTAACCGGTGATACCGTGGCAACCCTGGCAGGTATAGGCCAGCACACGGCCATTGTCGAAACTGCCGGTGGGCGTGGCGGCCGCCGGCACAGGGGCCGTAGCCGGTGCCGGGGTGGGTGCTGCAGGAGCAGAAGCAGGAGCGGGCTGTGCGGCGGCCCCGAGGGGCAGGAGGACGGCCAGAGCGAGACAAGCGGCGAGCGGCTGCGGGCGCATGGTGTCTTTTCCGGGGATTCGGGTCTGGTCGTTCCGGCGTGGGGTACGGAACGACCCGAGTATAGCCTCAGGTTTCATCTAGCTGAAATGGGGTTGGCCCGACCGGCGGCGTGAATGCACCATGACCTTTGGGATATGGTGTTGCCGTGAAGTGGTGCATTACTTTGCTACCACACCTGCCCACGCATCCTCCAGGGATCTGACGATGTCGCACCAAACCTTCCTGCCCGGCCCCCGCAGCGGACTCTGCGCTGCCGCGCTGCTGCTCTCCACCTCCCTGCTGCTGAGCGGTTGCGCCGCTGGGCCCAACAACGAGGCCAAGGCGGCCGAGACCAAGGACGAGAAGAAGGTCGACGCGGTGCCGGTGGAAGTGGCCGTGGCCAGCCATCGCGCAGTGGCCGCCAGCTACACCGGAACCGCGGCACTGGAGCCGCGCGCCGAATCGCAGGTGGTGGCCAAGACCTCTGGCGTCGCGTTGGCGGTGCTGGTCGAGGAAGGGCAGCGGGTCAGCGCCGGGCAGCCTCTGGTGCGGCTGGATCCGGACCGCGCGCGCTTGTCCGTAGCGCAGAGCGAAGCGCAGATGCGCAAGCTGGAAAACGACTATCAGCGTGCACAGAAGCTGGTCAGCCAGCAGCTGGTCAGTGCGGCCAGCGTCGACCAGCTGCGCTACGACCTGGAAAACATCCGCGCCCAGTACCGCCTGGCCACGCTGGAACTGTCGTACACCACCGTGGTCGCACCGATTTCCGGCGTGATCGCCTCGCGGTCGATCAAGACCGGCAACTTCGTGCAGATCAACACGCCGATCTTCCGCATCGTCGACAACTCGCGGCTGGAAGCCACCCTCAACGTGCCCGAGCGTGAGCTGGCGACGTTGCGCGCAGGCCAGCCGGTCACGTTGTCGGCCGATGCGCTGCCGGGCCAGACCTTCACCGGTGTCGTCGACCGCATCGCGCCAGTGGTCGATTCGGGCAGTGGCACCTTCCGTGTGGTCAGCGCCTTCGATGGCGCCGCGCAGTCGCTGCAGCCGGGCATGTTCGGCCGCATCCGCATCGACTACGACCAGCGTGCCGATGCGCTGGTGGTGCCGCGCCTGGCACTGCTGGACGATGGCGAGCCGGCGGTGTTCCGGGTGCGCGAGGGCAAGGTCGCGCGGGTGCCGGTCAAGCTTGGCTACGCCGAAGGGCCCTGGGTGGAGATCCGTGAGGGCCTGGCCGCTGGCGACCAGATCGTCACCGCCGGCAAGGTCGCCCTGCGCGATGGCACGGCAGTGCAGGTGATCGCCGATCCGAAGGCCAAGGCGAAGACGGTAGCCACCTCGGCCAAGCCGGCAGAGAAGGCCGGGAGCACGCAATGACCGCGCCCGGCCACGACCACGGTGCCTCGCCAGGGAGCGACGGCGCCGCCGCAGGCATGCGTGGCGGCCTGGTGGAGTTCGCCACCCGCCGTCGCGTCACCATCGCCATGTGCACGGTCACCCTGCTGCTGTTCGGCCTGATTGCGCTGGGCAACCTCAAGGTCAACCTGCTGCCGGACCTGAGCTATCCGACGCTGACCGTGCGCACCGAGTACACCGGTGCGGCGCCGACTGAAATGGAAACCCTGATCACTCAGCCGGTCGAAGAGGCCGTGGGCGTGGTCAAGAACCTGCGCAAGCTGAAGTCGGTGTCGCGCACCGGCCAGAGTGATGTGGTGCTCGAGTTCGCCTGGGGCACCAACATGGACCAGGCCAGTCTGGAAGTACGCGACAAGATGGAAGCGCTGAACCTGCCACTGGAAGCCAAGGCTCCGGTGCTGCTGCGCTTCAATCCCTCCACCGAGCCGATCATGCGCCTGGTGCTGTCGACCAAGGCCGCGCCTGCGACCGACGAAGAAGCGATCCGTGAACTGACCGGTCTGCGTCGCTATGCCGATGAAGACCTGAAAAAAAAGCTGGAGCCGGTCACCGGCGTGGCGGCGGTCAAGGTCGGCGGTGGCCTGGAAGACGAGATCCAGGTCGACATCGACCAGCAGAAACTGGCCCAGCTCAACCTGCCGATCGACACCGTCATCAAGCGGTTGAAGGAAGAGAACATCAATATTTCCGGCGGCCGTCTGGAGGAGGGCTCGCAGCGCTTCCTGGTGCGTACCGTCAACCAGTTCGCCGACCTGGAAGAGATCCGCAACCTGCTGGTCACCACCCAGGCATCCAATGGCAGCGCGGCCGACTCGGCGCTGCAGCAGATGTTCAACATCGCGGCCTCGACCGGCTCGGCTGCGGCGGTTGCTGCTGCGTCGGCTGCGCAGAGCGCTTCGTCCGGCGGCGCCTCCAGCGTGGTCGCCAACGGTGTGCCGGTGCGCCTGAAGGACGTGGCCACCGTGCGCCAGGGCTACAAGGAACGCGAAGCGGTCATCCGCCTCGGCGGCAAGGAATCGGTCGAACTGGCGATCTACAAGGAAGGCGACGCCAATACCGTTGCCACTGCCGAGGCGCTGCGCAAGCGCCTTGAGCAGATCAAGGCAACGTTCCCGGCCGATGCCGAACTGACCACCATCGAAGACCAGTCGCGCTTCATCGAGCACGCCATCGCCGACGTCAAGAAGGACGCGGTGATCGGTGGCCTGCTGGCGATCCTGATCATCTTCCTGTTCCTGCGAGATGGCTGGAGCACGTTCGTGATCAGCCTGTCGTTGCCGGTCTCGATCATCGCCACGTTCTTCTTCATGGGCCAGCTCGGCCTGAGCTTGAACGTGATGTCGCTGGGCGGTCTGGCACTGGCCACGGGCCTGGTGGTGGATGACTCGATCGTGGTGCTGGAGAGCATCGCCAAGGCGCGCGAACGCGGCCTGGGCATCCTGCAGGCGGCGATCGCTGGCACCCGCGAAGTAAGCATGGCGGTGGTTGCTTCCACCCTGACCACCATCGCGGTGTTCCTGCCGCTGGTGTTCGTCGACGGCATCGCCGGCCAGCTGTTCCGCGACCAGGCGCTGACCGTGGCGATCGCCATCGCGATCTCGCTGCTGGTGTCGATGACCCTGATTCCGATGCTGAGCTCGCTGAAGGGCCGGCCGCCGCTGGCATTCCCGGAAGAAGCCGCGGCTGAGCCGTGGCAGCCGCAGAGCCGCTGGCAGAAGCCGGTCGCGCTCGGCCGTCGTGGTGTGATGGCAACGATGCGCTGGAGTTTCTATGCGCTGGCATGGTTGGTGGTGCGCCTCTGCCGCGGCGTGGCTGCAGTGGTCGGCCCGGTGATGCGCAAGGCCAGCGACATCGCCATGAAGCCGTACGCCGGTGCTGAGCGTGGCTACCTGC is part of the Stenotrophomonas lactitubi genome and encodes:
- a CDS encoding c-type cytochrome is translated as MSKAAHPLRHAIALSVALLLAACSQSQVENSEKSAGDPGHASGEHGSSSSAGLPAGREAAGEARAKVKSKATSQSCIDCHGADGNAPIDPTYPKLGGQYGDYLAHALQAYRAGDRQHALMTPQAKDLSDQDIADLAAYFGSRTSQLRDLHGVK
- a CDS encoding efflux RND transporter periplasmic adaptor subunit, with protein sequence MSHQTFLPGPRSGLCAAALLLSTSLLLSGCAAGPNNEAKAAETKDEKKVDAVPVEVAVASHRAVAASYTGTAALEPRAESQVVAKTSGVALAVLVEEGQRVSAGQPLVRLDPDRARLSVAQSEAQMRKLENDYQRAQKLVSQQLVSAASVDQLRYDLENIRAQYRLATLELSYTTVVAPISGVIASRSIKTGNFVQINTPIFRIVDNSRLEATLNVPERELATLRAGQPVTLSADALPGQTFTGVVDRIAPVVDSGSGTFRVVSAFDGAAQSLQPGMFGRIRIDYDQRADALVVPRLALLDDGEPAVFRVREGKVARVPVKLGYAEGPWVEIREGLAAGDQIVTAGKVALRDGTAVQVIADPKAKAKTVATSAKPAEKAGSTQ
- a CDS encoding efflux RND transporter permease subunit, whose translation is MTAPGHDHGASPGSDGAAAGMRGGLVEFATRRRVTIAMCTVTLLLFGLIALGNLKVNLLPDLSYPTLTVRTEYTGAAPTEMETLITQPVEEAVGVVKNLRKLKSVSRTGQSDVVLEFAWGTNMDQASLEVRDKMEALNLPLEAKAPVLLRFNPSTEPIMRLVLSTKAAPATDEEAIRELTGLRRYADEDLKKKLEPVTGVAAVKVGGGLEDEIQVDIDQQKLAQLNLPIDTVIKRLKEENINISGGRLEEGSQRFLVRTVNQFADLEEIRNLLVTTQASNGSAADSALQQMFNIAASTGSAAAVAAASAAQSASSGGASSVVANGVPVRLKDVATVRQGYKEREAVIRLGGKESVELAIYKEGDANTVATAEALRKRLEQIKATFPADAELTTIEDQSRFIEHAIADVKKDAVIGGLLAILIIFLFLRDGWSTFVISLSLPVSIIATFFFMGQLGLSLNVMSLGGLALATGLVVDDSIVVLESIAKARERGLGILQAAIAGTREVSMAVVASTLTTIAVFLPLVFVDGIAGQLFRDQALTVAIAIAISLLVSMTLIPMLSSLKGRPPLAFPEEAAAEPWQPQSRWQKPVALGRRGVMATMRWSFYALAWLVVRLCRGVAAVVGPVMRKASDIAMKPYAGAERGYLRLLPGALAHPGKVLGLAALAFVGTMALVPMLGADLIPQLAQDRFEMTVKLPAGTPLKQTDALVRELQLAHGKGEGVASLYGVSGSGTRLDASPTESGENIGKLTIVMEGGGNPQTEAEITERLRDTMGQHPGAQVDFARPALFSFSTPLEIELRGQDMATLEVAGQRLAALLRGNAHYADVKSTVEEGFPEIQIRFDQERAGALGLTTRQIADVVVKKVRGDVATRYSFRDRKIDVLVRAQETDRASVESIRRLIVNPGSTRPVTLDAVADVVATTGPSEIHRADQTRVAVVSANLRDIDLGAAMREVQQMVSEQPLGAGVGLHIGGQGEELAQAAKSLIFAFGLAIFLVYLVMASQFESLLHPFVILFTIPLALVGAILALMLTGKPISVVVFIGLILLVGLVTKNAIILIDKVNQLREAGVAKHEALVEGARSRLRPIIMTTLCTLFGFLPLAVAMGEGAEVRAPMAITVIGGLLVSTLLTLLVIPVVYDLMDRRGDAYYRERGRKHAGEGLHAAQGSSAGGEEPA
- a CDS encoding c-type cytochrome, whose amino-acid sequence is MRPQPLAACLALAVLLPLGAAAQPAPASAPAAPTPAPATAPVPAAATPTGSFDNGRVLAYTCQGCHGITGYKNAYPSYRVPKIGGQTQQYLTQALTEYRQGKRRHPTMQAQSMSFSEQEIADLAVYLSTVK